The Theileria annulata chromosome 3, complete sequence, *** SEQUENCING IN PROGRESS *** genome has a segment encoding these proteins:
- a CDS encoding uncharacterized protein (note;~Tap-24g11.q1c.cand.85 - score = 16.47;~Apicoplast targetting peptide predicted by the PlasmoAP tool;~10 probable transmembrane helices predicted for TA03530 by TMHMM2.0 at aa 4-26, 146-163, 178-200, 306-325, 329-351, 385-407, 510-529, 549-571, 576-598 and 611-633;~Signal peptide predicted for TA03530 by SignalP 2.0 HMM (Signal peptide probability 0.998, signal anchor probability 0.000) with cleavage site probability 0.792 between residues 23 and 24) — MKNVILKLVLLCLLLRFSLITFAILISNFPRLHIPKYQYDVSIINNNFNYKDENKNKYLKIKSKRCLKGNYSFPITNFFGFLNRNNNFDPNTQNFNESNKVEHEEYVNIEKLNRFWLVLIAFVSWDGERFLINSLNELIYLKEESCAFFPFYSYLLNLIANFIQKLLKLFDISFPRPFLIVLIGFILNNILSVFNNVLIYLILSKNIFTTESYSRTLQNKVKSKKNSKFDEPKVDEQDEFSRSSGLLSTLTYTVSPGFIFTTSLYTEPLYTALNYSVLLLVYKLNSKLKQPEDDTDYNKMKFDKSSFNQLMTELFVVFLIFVNCLTRSNAILLLIPFSLYLLKTLPLYHLIRSKLVPRQPTTNKNKTNLKPCDPNTKFNFITKFVLINLCYLLKFLLYLYVLLLPFLLIQLYGYKLFCNQLTKNLLRENVSNFRIDKFIKNNLLINPISLIKLFKPKTSRSIYSSVNPRIERDSMYGNEFCRNGFNLIYKHVQSKYWGLKLFYSFDSFKNFTHFLYTLPNFSLVLIYLFRVRRKLKRKCRGFINFIFEFIENYELNLILHLIINFLSLFLFSHIQIFFRQSLTLIQFVFQFTVILHYITLNKGKLAIFYKLLYIYNIALCFVGIILFSNFIGWT, encoded by the coding sequence ATgaaaaatgttattttaaagttAGTTTTACTTTGTTTACTTTTAAGATTTTCTTTAATTACCTTTGCAATTCTTATTTCTAACTTTCCAAGGTTACACATTCCAAAGTATCAGTACGATGTCTCCataataaacaataatttCAACTACAAAGATGAAAACaagaataaatatttaaaaataaaaagtaAAAGGTGTTTAAAAGGAAATTACAGCTTTCcaataacaaatttttttGGTTTTTTGAATCgcaataataattttgacCCTAACAcacaaaattttaatgaaagTAATAAGGTTGAGCATGAAGAATATGTAAATATAGAGAAGTTAAATAGGTTTTGGTTAGTATTGATAGCATTTGTAAGCTGGGATGGTGAAAgatttttgataaatagtttaaatgAGTTGATTTACCTAAAGGAGGAATCATGTGCCTTCTTCCCGTTTTATTCATActtgttaaatttaatcGCAAATTTTATACAGAAACTACTCAAACTGTTTGATATTTCATTTCCTAGACCTTTTTTAATAGTTTTAATTGGCttcattttaaacaatatattGTCAGTTTTCAACaatgttttaatatatCTCATATTGAGtaagaatatttttactACAGAATCCTACTCCAGAACATTACAAAATAAGGTTAAAAGTAAGAAAAATTCTAAGTTTGATGAACCAAAAGTGGATGAACAAGATGAATTCAGTAGATCCTCAGGATTATTGAGTACATTAACATACACGGTATCTCCAGGTTTTATATTCACAACTTCATTGTATACTGAGCCTTTATACACAGCACTAAATTATTCAGTACTATTACTTGTATATAAACTAAACTCTAAGCTAAAACAACCAGAGGATGATACAGATTACAACAAAATGAAATTCGACAAGAGTAGTTTTAATCAATTGATGACTGAGTTATTTGtagtttttttaatatttgttaattgCTTAACGAGATCAAATGCAATACTCCTATTAATACCATTTTCCCTATACTTGCTTAAGACTCTGCCTCTGTATCATTTGATTAGAAGTAAACTTGTTCCAAGACAACCAACTAcaaataagaataaaactaatttgAAACCTTGTGATCCAAatactaaatttaatttcataacaaaatttgtattaataaatttatgttacTTGTTAAAGTTTTTGTTGTATTTATACGTACTGTTGCTGCCATTTCTGTTAATACAATTGTATggttataaattattttgtaatCAATTAACTAAAAACTTGTTACGTGAGAATGTAAGCAACTTTAGAATTGATAAGTTCATTAAAAACAATTTGCTAATTAACCCGATCAGtttgattaaattatttaaaccGAAAACCTCAAGGTCAATTTATAGTTCAGTTAACCCAAGAATAGAAAGAGATAGCATGTATGGAAATGAGTTCTGTAGAAATGGAttcaatttaatatataagCATGTACAGTCTAAATATTGGggattaaaattattttattcattcgactcatttaaaaatttcacACACTTTCTATATACCCTACCAAATTTTTCATTGGTGTTGATATATTTGTTCAGAGTACGAAGGAAATTAAAAAGGAAATGTAGAGgttttatcaattttattttcgagttcattgaaaattatgaattaaatCTTATTTTACACTTGATTATTAACTTTCTGTCACTTTTCCTGTTCTCACATATACAGATTTTCTTCAGACAGTCCTTAACGTTGATACAATTCGTATTCCAATTTACAGTAATATTACACTATATCACCCTGAATAAAGGGAAATTGGCgattttttataaacttCTGTACATTTATAACATAGCATTGTGCTTTGTTGGaatcattttattttcaaactTTATCGGATGGACATAA
- a CDS encoding uncharacterized protein (note;~Tap-24g11.q1c.C.cand.156 - score = 68.47;~Signal peptide predicted for TA03545 by SignalP 2.0 HMM (Signal peptide probability 0.961, signal anchor probability 0.000) with cleavage site probability 0.665 between residues 16 and 17) yields the protein MNITTFLMLSFSVVSCVNIEDVSDDPLTLFDPLESGGALSQYDDLTDFDFSKELSPLDEDVETDLDELDSEETPSDEHYDTEIKDATRLSCPFSGKNCRFKKAKCRCSSKDGDFKFTMKKFGMTGDDKTEEPESPEEQQELPKEHTDVHEQSKQHFDVHDQSKQHFDVHDQSKQHTDVHDQSKQHFDVHDQSKQHFDTHEQSKQHFDTHEQSKEHSEAPKSLEQQTEPPKTLVQHSEPTPKEIVQQVPEMIEGFKMLEDLNDPSQLVLGKAQDGTVSEQPSNDSGLQMVPTTGGQDEFEDKTIRVRTEDKKDKDKKVHEYEYLRVKKVDNKNGIKETHLESPKSQNPSVMYHKGAIPKMDLSVKSRISSVFPPKVDEQAPAPEAIQHSQPLAIEYPQHSTTDNSKQLAIEYPQHSTTDNSKQLAIEYPQHSTTDEEAPRKLAEVKQHKQESSQPQSMAVKPFNKDLTVQKFKPVVTQGLKKPVGPPTPKFVSLSYPGEVTGLTAGNFREGARLRSLKKNKSKKSKGKASKGKKAKKAKKAKKSKKPKKTKEQKLAEKEKKKEMKKKKKLSNEQAEKNQNAILEKMREKDRFLGEKLEKEKEELEKKQESGAAIAKRVRQLQIEKDRQEKKIKLAEKRIQAKKDLERKAEKAETLKQLKKEKELLREQEKQLDDMKVDSVDGDHESGGEDQLLEKNSSDDSDDSTNL from the coding sequence ATGAATATCACAACTTTTTTAATGCTTTCTTTTAGTGTGGTGTCATGTGTAAACATCGAAGATGTTTCAGACGACCCACTAACTCTTTTCGACCCTTTGGAATCTGGAGGGGCCCTTTCACAATACGATGATCTAACTGACTTTGACTTTTCCAAAGAACTCTCTCCGCTAGACGAGGATGTTGAAACTGACCTTGACGAACTTGATTCTGAGGAAACGCCATCAGATGAACATTACGATACTGAAATCAAGGATGCCACTAGGCTAAGTTGTCCATTTTCAGGAAAAAACTGTAGGTTTAAGAAGGCCAAGTGTAGATGCAGCTCCAAAGATGGTGATTTCAAATTCACTATGAAAAAGTTCGGTATGACTGGTGACGATAAAACTGAAGAACCAGAATCCCCAGAGGAACAACAAGAACTACCTAAAGAACATACTGATGTTCATGAGCAATCTAAACAACATTTTGATGTTCATGACCAATCTAAACAACATTTTGATGTTCATGACCAATCTAAACAACATACTGATGTTCATGACCAATCTAAACAACATTTTGATGTTCATGACCAATCTAAACAACATTTTGATACCCATGAGCAATCTAAACAACATTTTGATACCCATGAGCAATCTAAGGAGCATTCTGAGGCACCAAAAAGCCTAGAACAACAAACTGAGCCCCCAAAGACCCTAGTTCAACATTCTGAGCCTACTCCTAAGGAAATAGTTCAACAAGTACCAGAAATGATCGAGGGATTCAAGATGTTGGAGGATTTAAACGATCCAAGCCAATTGGTCCTTGGTAAAGCACAAGACGGTACAGTTTCAGAACAGCCATCCAATGACTCTGGACTTCAAATGGTCCCTACCACCGGTGGTCAAGATGAATTTGAAGACAAGACAATCAGAGTTAGAACCGAAGATAAGAAGgataaagataaaaagGTACACGAATATGAATATTTGAGAGTTAAGAAAGTCGACAACAAGAACGGCATTAAGGAAACCCATCTTGAGTCTCCAAAATCCCAAAATCCATCCGTTATGTACCATAAGGGAGCAATACCAAAGATGGACCTTTCAGTAAAATCTAGAATTTCAAGTGTATTTCCACCCAAAGTTGATGAACAAGCCCCAGCTCCCGAGGCCATTCAGCACTCACAGCCATTAGCTATTGAGTATCCCCAGCATTCAACAACTGATAATTCAAAACAATTAGCTATTGAATATCCACAGCATTCAACAACTGATAATTCAAAACAATTAGCTATTGAATATCCCCAACATTCAACAACTGATGAAGAGGCACCTAGGAAATTGGCTGAAGTTAAACAACACAAACAAGAATCAAGTCAACCCCAATCTATGGCCGTTAAACCCTTTAACAAAGATTTAACAGTACAAAAATTCAAACCAGTTGTCACACAGGGATTAAAAAAGCCTGTTGGACCACCAACACCAAAGTTCGTTTCATTGTCATACCCAGGTGAAGTCACTGGTTTGACCGCCGGTAACTTTCGAGAAGGAGCAAGACTCAGGAGTTTGAAAAAGAACAAATCCAAAAAGTCTAAGGGTAAGGCCTCCAAGGGAAAGAAAGCTAAGAAAGCCAAAAAAGCTAAAAAGTCAAAGAAACCAAAAAAGACTAAAGAACAGAAATTGGCAGAAAAGGAGAAAAAGAAGGAGATgaaaaagaagaagaagTTATCTAATGAACAGGCGGAAAAGAACCAGAACGCTATTTTGGAAAAGATGAGGGAAAAGGATAGATTTTTGGGTGAAAAACTAGAAAAGGAAAAGGAAGAGCTTGAAAAGAAACAAGAATCTGGAGCTGCTATTGCAAAAAGAGTCAGACAATTACAGATAGAAAAGGACAGACAGGAGAAGAAGATCAAGTTGGCCGAGAAGAGAATCCAGGCAAAAAAGGACCTTGAGAGGAAGGCTGAGAAGGCTGAAACGTTAAAGCAACttaaaaaagaaaaggAATTACTAAGGGAACAGGAAAAACAACTGGATGATATGAAAGTTGATTCAGTAGATGGTGATCATGAATCAGGTGGAGAGGATCAATTATTGGAAAAAAACAGTTCAGATGATTCAGACGATTCCACAAAtctttaa
- a CDS encoding uncharacterized protein (note;~Tap-24g11.q1c.C.cand.155 - score = 42.13) yields MDDTEAFNDFAANTVYDLFADDDEDLYLNEEEYEQTKPSEGVDEFSRKRNAKLGPFSTDTFWKRADDRRYDLKNHLWDFMIYNSIREQSFGNYKGQVEMMNSQLMLSIAECKNNVLNSLNELDHFYKKEQSDPGLNNYYENNADKNLDDEHKNQVEACFDKLIRVVLDKFRIKLDLTTSESNDNSGFEDMTTSPRSDNINKQICEYLKSRKQVRQLFREFADYRRTKNQLIRKSLHELLKSFNEFRNKILQEVYQDSKGNKMNLTRFVKNMDKVTSRFDFFCEYRFHNLATYFRNKEEVDNYIDSFVAFNTFTDDFSQFNNNFNPNLRQPTPTTTSRTTTDTFVGETAQTKTTKDKTKIDKEPEQMPREIPTEEDEMESIFNFMGGDVSQNFIQTQDQSEIKQKSDSRSGEYKDMNLDEDNAKRMEFDNNPMMESKVVKDRQKEEEDDLKLLQEARKKAAEILRYTVHTSYWVVLAFKGLFNSHLF; encoded by the exons atgGACGACACCGAGGCGTTTAATGACTTTGCAGCTAACACAGTCTACGATTTATTTGCTGATGATGACGAAGACCTTTATCTGAATGAGGAGGAGTATGAACAAACAAAACCAA GTGAAGGTGTGGATGAATTTTCGCGTAAGAGAAACGCTAAATTAGGACCATTTTCTACCGATACTTTCTGGAAAAGAGCAGATGATAGGAGGTATGATCTTAAAAACCACCTTTGGGATTTCATGATATACAATTCCATAAGAGAGCAATCTTTTGGAAACTATAAGGGTCAAGTTGAAATGATGAACTCACAACTGATGCTTAGTATAGCAGAGTGTAAAAACaatgtattaaattcaCTAAACGAACTAGATCATTTCTACAAAAAAGAACAGTCAGATCCAGGCCTAAATAACtattatgaaaataatgcAGATAAGAATTTGGACGATGAACATAAAAATCAAGTGGAAGCATGTTTCGACAAGTTGATTAGAGTAGTATTGGACAAATTTAGAATAAAGTTAGATTTGACCACCTCAGAATCAAATGACAATTCTGGTTTCGAAGATATGACTACATCCCCAAGAAGTGATAATATCAACAAACAAATCTGTGAATACTTAAAATCAAGGAAACAAGTTAGGCAACTTTTCAGAGAGTTCGCAGATTACAGAAGAACAAAGAACCAGTTGATTAGGAAATCGTTACACGAACTATTGAAAAGTTTTAACGAGTTTAGGAACAAGATATTACAGGAAGTATATCAGGATTCCAAGGGTAATAAGATGAATCTCACCAGATTTGTCAAAAACATGGATAAAGTTACTTCGAGATTCGATTTTTTCTGCGAATACAGGTTCCACAACTTAGCAACTTACTTTAGGAATAAGGAAGAAGTTGATAACTACATTGACAGTTTCGTTGCCTTTAACACTTTCACAGATGATTTCTCACAATTcaataacaattttaacCCAAATTTGAGACAACCAACTCCTACAACTACAAGTCGCACCACTACCGATACATTTGTTGGTGAAACCGCACAGACTAAAACAACTAAAgataaaacaaaaattgataaagAACCCGAACAAATGCCTCGGGAAATACCTACTGAGGAAGATGAGATGGAGAGtatattcaatttcatGGGTGGAGATGTTTCTCAGAATTTCATCCAAACTCAAGATCAATCTgaaattaaacaaaaatcAGATTCTAGAAGTGGAGAATATAAGGATATGAATTTAGATGAAGATAATGCAAAGAGGATggaatttgataataatcCTATGATGGAATCAAAGGTAGTAAAAGATAGGCAAAAAGAGGAAGAAGATGACTTAAAACTACTACAAGAAGCCAGAAAGAAAGCGGCCGAAATACTAAGGTATACAGTACACACTTCATACTGGGTTGTATTAGCATTTAAAGGCCTTTTTAATtctcatttattttaa
- a CDS encoding uncharacterized protein (note;~Tap-24g11.q1c.C.cand.157 - score = 16.81) yields MSKLEELFKNSKLTIKSSNIFERELESLNDAKIMVGELIMPLKMALFNDKTQNIPLIKTVEIVEEIFLRLNAVQLYIQLAKIHTEKLMDYRKRYSKCSNKEDSESNEKRLVKALHRVKNILENKVYAKLILQSGHHLVKMLQDIYTRNENGMVDPLAMYRIQSPLEYYFKAKITQVLGSFEQIISDTNYSLGKATELAKISGFDDVKICGTGVVVGHIIEETFKLDDITIKPIENLYLIINERICSLGEVEKQISGVVDDEKTEPDMFSEIYKNIVSIFSV; encoded by the coding sequence atgtcaaaattagaagaattgtttaaaaattctaaattaacaatcaaatcttcaaatatttttgaAAGAGAGTTAGAATCTCTAAATGATGCCAAGATTATGGTCGGAGAATTGATTATGCCCTTGAAAATGgcattatttaatgataaaacCCAAAATATTCCCTTGATAAAAACAGTTGAGATTGTAGAGGAAATTTTTTTACGGTTAAATGCTGTACAATTGTACATTCAACTTGCCAAAATTCACACTGAGAAGTTAATGGACTATAGGAAGAGATACAGTAAATGCTCAAATAAAGAGGACTCTGAATCAAATGAAAAGCGACTAGTTAAGGCATTACATAGGGTCAAGAATATTCTGGAAAATAAGGTTTATGCTAAACTAATTCTTCAATCAGGTCATCATCTAGTTAAAATGCTACAGGATATATATACTCGTAATGAAAATGGCATGGTAGATCCACTAGCAATGTACAGAATACAATCACCTCTTGAGTATTATTTTAAGGCAAAGATTACTCAAGTTTTGGGCTCATttgaacaaattatttctGATACTAATTATTCTCTAGGAAAGGCTACTGAATTAGCTAAGATTTCCGGTTTTGATGATGTTAAAATCTGCGGCACTGGTGTCGTTGTTGGTCATATAATTGAAGAAACATTTAAGTTAGATGACATTACCATTAAACCCATCgaaaatttgtatttaataataaatgaacGGATATGTTCACTTGGTGAAGTTGAAAAACAGATTTCAGGCGTTGTCGACGATGAAAAGACTGAGCCTGACATGTTTTCtgaaatttacaaaaacaTCGTTAGTATTTTCTCggtttaa
- a CDS encoding uncharacterized protein (note;~Tap-24g11.q1c.C.cand.158 - score = 76.85) — protein sequence MKINEKIFLSFFNKLIDKNSGKNKRSKNNNVIINNITNYIKIFEKNNKINPKDIEGTLNNPVEGDLLVKNNKNSVIKNRNYLYKLTKNENILLQYSLDRLLKGILSGSRETFGKCLQEILINFKDHINFDNLILLFLDLYNVNNVSNQEIRHLYLGRLEILLHLSKINLFSHYAKIREICKIVEYIHEVYNYKVYLQDSSNVLLIAIVNQLQDSIKNEVVNKILELFNNNDSLLLYFKAESDSECRIQKPSELQFSNNVVENKIMSILKDMKNVYPIVNIYVIDVIAKLNDPEIFKKLLNVLDCMLESSLNSVKTALTVYLILLFKARSELFLILIDNLSIYFKVIIKYYKYNNQLYIKQFINNYLHLLSTSITSYSCGNKLVSTIYNNLIMSKNDRNTGVNSDIIPYVNIYYNLLQNLYCDENTFMTKDMTSKAELQEDIDKEEIKESGAESFDNWNNENIYKVLNSINLYDKNSNVFLAVIKSLMNKLLLNLPNPRSIFNELMSKIHSDSFKISLIKLLILNNNFSLTTELLLHYTGVKDGKSESAESSVFNTGLLDLYVTVLTKNVNIIVNKRLSNKELSNHCSILCNNVEILNKVKGDDELLEKFYNLIKEFKTNISPNLDTEVILENTLIVTLLVYYIINTNLQPSDDVLQIFMNHMYNYVTRKEHDKHEPDDNLLYNMIVYNIFNYDDENLMNKLYNTVNKLTFKCVNKKFNSQIWDTIFKITLNNDLHIINEMLTINNILKQEDEESEDDEFTESASEEDDEDSEVKEDEDTNSLEEDNDEEDTDKEFEGDVDDLVVENFNELINETSVSKEKEKKKNYSLKITGYNLLLYLDSLDLNRLYLVLKDYNTSLKHNYSNAIYKFLSKMADNPMPPNVVSIKDNGSELVSDNVCVTVKVCDEEEKFELSEKVVRVLNYVLNNKNMKNVIVLTFKIMSKNGVHVEKVLNYITCVMYTKRTVTNHDILITLYKTFRVPCKINLFKLLTNNMKSVIKSKLLTLYTFLLNNDQVWSIEEVLQVVHKLLLELNRAGSEETGSELKFMDTVPNVSKQYLKSLVLCINNLVRHMNKSSKLKENKQVQGKLNEINQVIKTLNNKVINKYYVKYII from the exons atgaaaataaatgaaaagatatttctttcattttttaataaattaatagacAAAAATAGCGGTAAAAACAAACGTAGtaagaataataatgtaataattaacaacatcaccaattatattaaaatatttgaaaaaaataataaaataaatccaAAAGATATTGAAGGAACCTTAAATAATCCTGTTGAAGGTGATTTATTGGttaaaaacaacaaaaaTAGTGTAATAAAGAATAGAAATTATCTGTACAAGTTAACAAagaatgaaaatatattattgcAATACTCGCTGGACCGTTTGTTAAAGGGGATTTTGAGCGGAAGTAGAGAAACCTTTGGGAAATGCCTTCAAGAAATTctgattaattttaaagatcacattaattttgacaatttaatattactgTTCCTGGACTTGTATAACGTTAATAACGTGTCGAACCAGGAAATAAGAC aTTTGTATCTTGGAAGGCTAGAAATACTGCTACATCTCTCGAAAATCAACCTCTTCTCACATTACGCTAAA ATTAGAgaaatatgtaaaatagtGGAATACATACACGAAGTGTATAACTATAAAGTTTATCTGCAAGATTCATCGAATGTTTTGTTGATCGCAATAGTAAACCAATTGCAAGATAG CATAAAAAATGAAGTAGTCAATAAAATCTTAGAGCTATTTAATAACAATGATAGTCTTTTGTTGTACTTTAAAGCCGAAAGTGATTCAGAGTGTCGGATTCAGAAACCCTCTGAGTTACAATTTTCTAACAACGTAGTAGAGAATAAGATAATGTCGATACTGAAGGATATGAAAAATGTGTACCCAATAGTAAATATATACGTGATAGATGTTATAGCAAAGTTAAATGATCCAGAGATCTTTAAGAAGTTATTGAATGTGCTGGATTGTATGTTGGAAAGCAGTTTAAATTCAGTCAAGACCGCACTGACGGtctatttaattttattatttaaagcCAGATCTGAATTGTTTCTCATACTAATTGATAACCTGagtatttattttaaagtCATCATCAAGTATTATAAATACAACAATCAGCTGTATATTAAGCAgtttataaataactacCTACACCTGTTATCCACCAGTATCACAAGCTACAGTTGTGGGAATAAGTTAGTAAGTACCATATACAATAACTTGATCATGAGTAAAAATGATAGAAATACTGGAGTAAACAGCGATATTATTCCATATGTAAACATATActacaatttattacaaaatCTATACTGTGACGAGAACACCTTTATGACCAAGGATATGACTAGTAAAGCAGAATTACAAGAGGATATTGATAAAGAAGAAATCAAAGAAAGTGGTGCTGAATCTTTTGATAATTGGAATAATGAGAACATATACAAGGTgttaaattcaataaatttgtatgaTAAGAATTCTAACGTATTTTTGGCAGTGATTAAATCACTGATGAACAAATTGTTGTTGAATCTACCAAACCCCAGGTCAATTTTCAATGAACTAATGTCAAAAATACATTCTgatagttttaaaatatcgCTGATCAAgttgttaatattaaacaacAATTTCAGTCTAACCACTGAACTTTTATTACACTATACTGGAGTAAAAGATGGAAAATCCGAAAGTGCAGAATCGAGTGTTTTTAATACAGGACTGTTGGATTTGTATGTTACAGTTCTAACCAAGAATGTAAACATAATAGTCAACAAGAGGTTAAGCAATAAAGAATTGAGTAATCATTGTAGTATATTATGCAATAATGTTGAAATATTGAATAAGGTTAAGGGTGATGATGAATTGTTGGAAAAGTTTTATAACCTTATCAAAGAATTTAAGACCAATATTAGCCCTAATTTGGACACCGAAGTCATATTAGAAAACACATTAATAGTAACACTATTGgtgtattatataataaataccAATTTACAGCCTAGTGACGATGTTCTTCAGATATTCATGAATCACATGTACAATTATGTTACCAGAAAAGAACATGATAAACATGAACCTgatgataatttattgtataatatgatagtatataatatatttaattatgaTGACGAAAATTTGATGAACAAGTTGTATAACACAGTTAACAAACTGACGTTTAAGTGTGTAAATAAGAAGTTCAATAGTCAAATTTGGGACACAATTTTCAAAATCACCTTAAACAATGATCTACATATTATCAATGAAATGTTAACTATTAACAATATTCTAAAACAAGAAGATGAGGAAAGTGAGGATGATGAGTTCACTGAATCAGCCAGtgaagaagatgatgaagataGTGAAGTaaaagaagatgaagataCTAATTCATTGGAGGAAGATAATGATGAGGAAGATACGGACAAGGAATTTGAAGGAGATGTAGATGATTTGGTGGTTGAAAATTTCAATGAATTGATAAATGAAACAAGTGTAAGTAAAGAAAAggaaaagaagaaaaattacAGCCTTAAGATAACAGGATACAACTTGCTCTTGTATTTGGATAGCCTTGATTTGAATCGTCTATATCTGGTCCTAAAAGATTATAATACCTCACTCAAGCATAATTATAGTAACGCAATATACAAATTCTTGTCAAAGATGGCCGATAACCCAATGCCACCCAACGTTGTTTCTATCAAAGATAATGGGTCAGAGTTGGTAAGTGATAACGTTTGTGTTACAGTGAAAGTTTGTGATGAGGAAGAGAAGTTTGAGTTGAGTGAAAAGGTGGTGAGAGTGCTAAATTATGTTTTGAATAATAAGAACATGAAAAATGTAATAGTCCTGACATTCAAGATTATGAGTAAGAATGGTGTGCATGTTGAAAAGGTACTTAATTACATAACCTGCGTTATGTACACGAAAAGAACGGTGACAAACCACGACATTCTAATAACTTTATATAAAACATTCAGAGTTCCTTGTAAGATAAACTTGTTTAAGCTATTAACGAATAATATGAAGAGTGTAATAAAATCGAAACTGCTAACGCTATATACGTTTTTATTGAACAATGATCAAGTTTGGAGTATTGAAGAGGTCTTACAGGTTGTCCATAAATTACTACTAGAGCTTAATAGAGCTGGAAGCGAAGAGACTGGATCTGAACTTAAATTCATGGACACTGTCCCAAATGTGAGTAAGCAATATCTAAAATCATTAGTACTCTGTATAAACAACTTGGTAAGACATATGAACAAGAgttcaaaattaaaagaaaataaacaaGTACAGGggaaattaaatgaaatcaaccaagttattaaaacgttaaataataaagttatCAACAAGTATTACGTAAAATACATCATATAA